Genomic DNA from Bacteroides zhangwenhongii:
TCATGTTACGCAATGTCTGTTTTACCATTCTCCATTGAGTGAACAAGTCGTGTTCCGGTTGGTGTTCAAAATCATGCATCGGGCTCTTGCAGAAGAATGACAACCAAGTCTGGATGCCACACATACCTGCACGCATTGCCAAATCACTGAACAATACAAGGTCGAGCGCGATAGGAGCAGCAAGGATAGAGTCGCGGCAAAGGAAGTTTACCTTGATTTCCATCGGATAGCCCATCCATCCGAAGATGTCAATGTTATCCCATGCTTCTTTGTTGTCTTTGCGAGGAGGATAGTAGTTGATACGTACCTTATGATAAACATCTCCGTAAAGATCGGGGAATTTTTCAGGTTCGAAGATAGTATCGATTACAGACAGCTTGCTGACTTCTTTTGTTTTGAAGTTTTCCGGCTGATCAAGAACTTCACCGTCACGATTACCCAATATATTGGTAGAGAACCAACCGCTCACACCCAACATACGAGTCTTGAACATCGGAGCCAATACAGTCTTCATCAAAGTCTGACCACTCTTGAAGTCCTTTCCTGAGATAGGCACATTCATCTTCTTAGAGAATTCCCACATAGCCGGAGTATCTACGCACAAGTTAGGAGCACCCATAATAAACGGAGCACCTTCTGCAATAGCAGCATAAGCGTAACACATACTCGGAGAAATAACTTCCGTATTATTCTCCTTCATTGCTTTTTCCAAAGCGGCGAGTGACTGATGTTCGTCAGACAACGGAACGTAGATTTCTGTGCTGGCAGCCCAAAGAACAACGATGCGGTCGCAGTTGTTAGCAGCCTTAAAGTCACGGATATCCTGACGGAGTTGTTCTACCATGTCCCAACGGGTAGCAGCATTCTTGATATAAGTACCATTCAGACGTTTAGCAAAATTGTGATCGAAAGCTGCCGGCATTGGCTTGATGGCTTCCAATTCGTCTTTTACTCCGTTCAGGTCTTTTTCTTTCAAGACTTCTGCATACATAGCAGCCTCGTATGCGTTATCCGGGAAAATATCCCAACCTCCGAAAACAATGTCATTCAAATCTGTCAAAGGTACAACATCTTTGATAAGTTTTTCCTCATTGTTTTCCATGCGCATAGTAGCCAACTGTGAAATAGATCCTATCGGTTTTGCCAGTCCCTTGCGAGAGGCTAGTGTACCCGTAATCATTGTGGTAGCAACTGCTCCACCCACTCCAACTACCAACACGCCGAGACGTCCGGTAGCGGGCTTAATTTCTTGTTTCATTTCTATTCTATTAAAATTAAACTAAAATTGTTGCAAAAATAAGATTAATTAATTACTAAAACGAGCTTTATTTGTCATATAAACATGGCAATTAGCAGGATTTAACTTTTAGAAGGTCATGTGGAGACTTATCCTCAAGCCTGATTTGTCAATTCCGGGTGCATCACGGTATGTAAGCCTCCACACATAGTCCAAGCGTAATACCTTGAGAATATTTTCAATACCTATCCCCGCCTCCACGTATGGTGTTTTCCCCATTGACTGTGTGTTCGCTATCGGAAAAGCGAACAAGCCATCACTCAAGGCCGGATTGTTCTTATCACTTAAATGCCCATACAACCCGCGACATGAGACAACCTCCCTCCATTTTAGCTTCTTTAACAATGGAATACGATTGAATAACCAACCGTTGAGGAAATAGGTAACATCCCATGAGAAATATTCGTCATTCATAAATTCCATCGCATTCATCAATGAATAAGATTCGGGCTGAATGGTATAAGAAAGGTTGGCATTGGGCATGATTAACAAGGGGAAAGGAACTTTGTCCCACACTTTACCCGCTTTCAGAATAATATCCGTATAGCCGAAAGCAGAAAACCAGAACCGCTTCTGGATACCGGCCTCAGTATGGTTATATGTATAATCGCTACCTAAAATACCCTTACCGGCAATAGTATGCGACAAGGTAAAGACAGGTGCATCCAACGAAACGGGAAAACGGTTCCATTGAGTTTGGAAAAACTTCTCATTAGGGGCATAACGCAACTTCAACTCTGCTGCGCTGGTAGAAAAATCCTTGACCGGAGTATAAACGCCGCCCTCTTTTCGCAGGAAAGGAATCAGATACGAAGACTCATCCGTCCGCCTGCGGGCTGTCAATTGGAAAGAAAAGCCCGAATAGAATTCATTGGTATAGGTCATTTCCGCCTGTTTGAAATAACCGATACGGTCATCCTTTTCACGTTTCAAAGCCAGAAACACATTATCTTTACTCGTATACAGGTAGTTTTGCCCGTATTGGTTGACATCAGACTCGTAACGTAACTTCAAAGAGTGAATAGGAAATTCGTTAGCATATTCTTTTTTCTTTTTGAACGAATATTCCAGTTCCGCCAATCCTTTCACACGCTCATCCTTAAAACCGTACGCAATGTACCCTTTTGCAAACAGATGAGGATTGAGCCAGGCAGTTGTCATCCCTCCGGCACGAATACGGGGACCTTCGAGTGTATTACCGCTAATAGTGGCGTTCATCGGGCCAATATAGAAAAGAGGTGCTTCCTTAGAGGTCGGGATATATCCGGTAAAGAGGATAGAAAGTACCTTTTCTGTCCAATAATAGACCGGATAACTGCGCAACTGTGCCATCAAGTGATCTACCGAATTTTCTTGTTGCGAGATAGCGGCTTCCGGGCGATTCTCCGCCCAAAAAGATTCGGAACGCGCCAAAGCCTCCGTTTCTTCAATGATACGTTCCGGCTTGGTGAAAGCCTTGTCGGCTTCTGCAGTCGGTGCAAATGTATAATTGCTATAATCCGCCACACGACGGGCAAAGATCCCATCCTGCCCTTCGGTCAACTTAAATTCAACCGTAATGCTTTCATGATCAAGCAGGCGCGTACCGTCTTCGGCACGTTTGAATTCCTGTTCGAGCAACATATAGTCTACAAAATTCAGGTTTATCTTTTTGGGAAAGTTGAATACGGCACGTTTGACAAAATAAGTAGAGTCGAGCACTACATACAGATGTCCGTTGAATCCGAAAGACTCGGAGTTAAATGGGGTGAAAGCCAGATCTACACAAGGTTCACCGGCTATCTGCAATGTATCCATCAGATAATACTTATAGAATCCCGTACCGATGCGGGACAGTGGACTGACAAACTTATTGGTAAACAGGGAAATGTTATTTTCGTAAATATCCACATCCTTGAAAACTTCGTTGATAGCAGCCTGCATCCCTTGTTTGGAAAGGAACTCATCAACACCCGCCTGTTTGCGTCCTTTCACCCATTGTTTCTCGGAGCGGGGAGATTTCCGATAATAGTCCGTAGCAAGCAACTCTCGGGCTGATACGGTAAGAATAGGTTTACCGGTGACGGCAGAAGTATCTATATACTCGGTAAGAAAATCAAATTTACGATATAACCATTTCTTCTGCTTCTCTTCATCAAAATTATTCAGCGCGAAAGTAGTCTTCTCATAACGTTCGCGTTGCCAAAAATCTTTTTCATTTGGAGAATGATTATCACGACTCTCAATCATCCGACGAACAAATTCCACTGCCGGATTATCTTTTTTCCGGTAACGCTCCCGTTTGGGCTTTACCACAACTTCAGAAAGGTCATAAGCAGTAGGCGCAAGCGCTACTTTGTAGGATAAATTACGGGCCGGATAAATCCTCCGACTATTCTCGTTATAGCCGATGACCGATATCACAAGAATTGCTTCGGAACGGTTGGTCTTGAAATAAAAGCGTCCGTCACTGCCGGTCGTAGTTCCCTCAGTCGTGTCTTTCAGACGTACAGATGCATAAGGTAGAGGTTCTTTTGTCAGAGAATCAGTCACCACTCCTTGCACTACATACTGTGCGCTTAGAGGAATACTGATTAACAATAAAAGAAAGAGCGTCAGTGTACCTTTTACGATTAGTCTCATACCTTAAAATCCTATTGAATTGAGCGGGGCAAAGGTACGGGTATTTAAGGACAAAAAAAGGTCTGTTTGGCGGAAGAAGTGTTCTTATTTGACACAATCAAAGAAGAACAGTCCGATTTATTCGCAATAATCGGGAAGGCGCACAGTGAAACGGGTTCCCTTACCCACTTCGGAAGTTACAGAAATAGTCCCTTTTAAACGCTCGACAATTGTTTGACAGATACTCAATCCCAATCCTGCCCCTTGTGTGAAATTATCAACTTTATAGAACCGTTCAAAGATGTGCCGGATACCTTCTTCCGAAATGCCGACTCCGGTATCTTCTACAAAGATACGGGTATATCCGGGCTCTTCCTCTTCTTCATAACCGAAAGTGATAGAACCGCTGAATGTAAACTTAGCCGCATTATTAATCAGATTATTCACTACCTGTTGCAGGCGTACGTTATCTGTCTGAAGGTACTTTTTATCCCCTTCGGGCATACGTAGCAGCAGTTCCACTCCCGGAGGCATATTCAACCGCTGTGAATCGTGAACAGTCTTCAACAGCAGAGGTAAGTTATGTTCCGCAAAGATAAATTCCATCGTACCTGACTCTATACGGGACAAGTCAAGAATATCATTAATCAATGCCAACAGCAAACCACAATTTTTATTAATAGTCGCAATAAACTGAGCAACTTCTTCTGTTGTAAACCCACTTGTATCACTCAGCAAATCGGAGAAACCAACAATAGCATTCAATGGAGTACGAATCTCATGGCTCATATTGGCAAGGAAGGCTGATTTCAGTTTATCAGTCTGAAGAGCTTTATCACGCGCTTCCCTCATTTCCTGTTCGGCCGTCTTATATCGCTGAATACTTTGACAGACACCTAATATATTATACAGCGAGTCTTGCGTCAATCCTGTGATAACGGAAGAACGGTATTCCCACCACTCGTATTCACCATCGGCGTTACGTTGACGGAAGTTCAGGCGCGTATTCGTATCTTCTCCGGTCAGCGCCCTGTCAAATAACAGTTTCACTTCCTTCAAATCGTCCGGATGAACCGTCCGCTCCATATCCTCACGTGAAATTATCGTAACCGATTCTTCATATCCCAGACGTGTCAAAAAGCCCTGAGGAAAGATGAAACAATTTGTTTCCACATCGAATTGCCACGGATAAATGGAACTTTCATCCATCGCCATATCAAAAAAACGTTTTTGCATTTCTTCATCCGAGATATTCCGGGCGGAAAACGCCATACCGGTAATCATACCCCTTGAACGGATAGGTACAATTTCTCCAGACACCGGGAAATACTTATCGCTATGCACCTCTTTCATAAAAGAACCTTGAGGTATCTGCACGCTCTCCCCTGTGCCGGCCACTTGTTTCAACATCTTATGAAGAATATCCTGCCCCTCATTATATATATTGAAAATACTGCCTGCCATCATCCCTTCATAAACACGTCCTCCCGCCTCGCTAGGCAAATGGAGCATTTTCAGCAGAGAACTATTCGTAAAATGAATATGCAAATCAGTATCATACGTTATCACCCCATCGCGGATAGAATGGAAAATATTATCAAACTCATTACGCTGTTCTACCAACTTATTCTGCACCAATAAACGGGTTTGTGCTTGAATCCGCCGTTTAGATTCGCGCCGGTTAACCCTCATCAGCCATACGACGGAAACAACCAACAATGCCAAAATAGACGGATAAAGAAGAATAAATAGGAATTTATACTTCTCCCAATAAGGTTCATTGACAATTATTCCACTTGAGGCTACCTTATCAGGATCAACGTAGAAGAAATCCAATTGCTTATAATCATATATAAATCCCTGCTTGCTTTCCGTTACTCCTATTTCTTGTGGAGATGTCCCCTTCAATACTTGAGAAGCCTTTTGCCCGGCCAATAATGCCGAAGTATAAGCATCACTGTCATAGGCACAGAATACACCATTAGTCAGCCCCACATTCTGGCTTGCAAACACAGGAGCTTTAGAGTTCTTCCCGACAAATGAGAGAAAAGGAGACCATTTAGGAGCTATGACAAGACGCCCGTGACTGTTACGCGGATAACAAATAGCTGCAATAATATGACTGGTCGTATGATTCTGGGTATTATAGATTTTCATATCATAATCCGGATGATCTTTCTGAAAGATGTCCCACTCCTCTTGAAAGTCATTAAGCCCCCTTGCACTCAGAAAACTATTGTCTATCACACAAAGCACTTCTTTCCGTAAAGGAAATATTTTCTGAGCCTGGCGGAGAATCACATCAAAGTCAGGATTGGCAACAAACCCGCAAACATTAGGATGGGCAGCAATCAATTTTTCATCAGGATATTTAATATCGAAAAACACTACCGGAATCTGCAAGGGCAACGAATCGCCACAGGCAAAAAGCGTGTAAAAGGCCTCATCACTTGCCGTAACAATCAAATCGGTCTTCCTTTCACGGGCACGTTCACAAAAGCGGCGCATGATTACCTTCTCCGACCGGAATGTCCAAAAATCGGCATCCAGATATTCTGTTGTAATATTCACCTTTATCCCACTCTCTCTGAATCCTTTTGCCAATCCTTGGTTCAGGCTGCTATGCCAAGGAGTCTGCGCTGTATAAGATTGTAGGAAAAGTATATTGAATGTACGTTCCGTAGCTGCCGCCTGAATAAGAACAGCCCAAAAGAGAACTACAAACAAACAGCAATATCGTCGATTCATAAGCAAAAGCCAGCGTTGTTTTCAATATTATGCGCACAAAGATAAGTTATTATATTGAAAACAATGCAAATAGCCCTATATTTTTATTCCTTCCACAAAGCTGTATCCGGTTATGTATAATGGAAAGGCTACTGATCTTCCGACAGCAAATCCTGCCCTAAATGAGTAGTTGCCTCCACCTTTTCCCGATCACGAATTTCTTTTGCTTTTCGCGCATAGACAATCATACGCATAGATTGATCATAAGTGAAATAATTCCATATCCAGTTAAGAAGTACGACCACCTTGTTACGCACTCCAAGAATGGAACGCAGATGGACTACCAACCACATAACCCAAGCCAACCAGCCTTGCATCTTCACTTTACTAAATTCCGCAACAGCACGGTTACGTCCTACTGTCGCCATAGAGCCCAAATTACGATAATGGAAAGGTTTCATCTCCTGTCCTTTTTCAAGACGTATCAGGTTCTTTGCCAACAGTTCGCCTTGCTGGATAGCGACTTGTGCCAATTGCGGATGCCCGTTCGGATAACTTTCATCAGTAGATTGAATGCATTGATCACCGATAGCGAACACATTATCCATTCCTTCTACACGGTTAAATTGATCTACTTTAATACGTCCGCCACGACCTATCAACGATGGGTTCATGTTACCGATAGTTACTCCGGTAACACCACTTACCCAAATAAAAGTACGTGTAGCGATTTCTGTTCCATCTTCGAGTATAACTTTATGGTCGCGATAGTCTATCACTCGTTTATTCAGCAAAATATTCACTCCCATCTCACGAAGAAATTTTTCCGCGTGCAATGACGAATCCTCCGACATCCCGGCAAGTAATCTCGATCCCGCTTCTATCAAATATATGTGCATCAGGCTGCTAGGCATATCCGGATAGTCATTCGGCAATACGAACCTCTTCATCTCTGAAAGTATTCCGGCCACTTCTATTCCCGTCGCTCCGCCTCCAACGATGACAATGTTCAATAATTCCTGTTGTTCCTGCTTGGTAGAACAAGTGAGAGCCCGCTCTAAATTAGCCAGAAGAGCATTTCTCAACCCCATAGCCTCCGACACGTTTTTCATCGGCATTGCTTCCTCTTCAATGTGTTTATTGCCAAAGAAATTGGTGGTTGTACCCGCCGCCAAAACCAAATAATCATATTCGGCTTTCCCGATGGAAGTCTGTATCATGTTCTTTTCGGGAAAAATGGCACGCACCTCCGCCATACGGAAGTAGAAATCTTTCCGGTGCTGAAAAATTTTGCGAAAAGGGAAGGAGATGGAAGTCGGTTCCATACCCGCCGAAGCTACCTGATAAATTAAAGGAGGAAACTGGTGATAGTTGTTCTTATCTATCAACACGACTTGAAAGCCCGACTTTTTCAACTTGTTTGCCAACTTCAGACCACCGAAACCGCCGCCCACTATGACGACCCGTTTCTTATTGTTTTTTGCTATGTTAAGACTCATATTCCAATCATGTTTTATCCAAATA
This window encodes:
- a CDS encoding sensor histidine kinase — protein: MNRRYCCLFVVLFWAVLIQAAATERTFNILFLQSYTAQTPWHSSLNQGLAKGFRESGIKVNITTEYLDADFWTFRSEKVIMRRFCERARERKTDLIVTASDEAFYTLFACGDSLPLQIPVVFFDIKYPDEKLIAAHPNVCGFVANPDFDVILRQAQKIFPLRKEVLCVIDNSFLSARGLNDFQEEWDIFQKDHPDYDMKIYNTQNHTTSHIIAAICYPRNSHGRLVIAPKWSPFLSFVGKNSKAPVFASQNVGLTNGVFCAYDSDAYTSALLAGQKASQVLKGTSPQEIGVTESKQGFIYDYKQLDFFYVDPDKVASSGIIVNEPYWEKYKFLFILLYPSILALLVVSVVWLMRVNRRESKRRIQAQTRLLVQNKLVEQRNEFDNIFHSIRDGVITYDTDLHIHFTNSSLLKMLHLPSEAGGRVYEGMMAGSIFNIYNEGQDILHKMLKQVAGTGESVQIPQGSFMKEVHSDKYFPVSGEIVPIRSRGMITGMAFSARNISDEEMQKRFFDMAMDESSIYPWQFDVETNCFIFPQGFLTRLGYEESVTIISREDMERTVHPDDLKEVKLLFDRALTGEDTNTRLNFRQRNADGEYEWWEYRSSVITGLTQDSLYNILGVCQSIQRYKTAEQEMREARDKALQTDKLKSAFLANMSHEIRTPLNAIVGFSDLLSDTSGFTTEEVAQFIATINKNCGLLLALINDILDLSRIESGTMEFIFAEHNLPLLLKTVHDSQRLNMPPGVELLLRMPEGDKKYLQTDNVRLQQVVNNLINNAAKFTFSGSITFGYEEEEEPGYTRIFVEDTGVGISEEGIRHIFERFYKVDNFTQGAGLGLSICQTIVERLKGTISVTSEVGKGTRFTVRLPDYCE
- a CDS encoding inositol-3-phosphate synthase; this encodes MKQEIKPATGRLGVLVVGVGGAVATTMITGTLASRKGLAKPIGSISQLATMRMENNEEKLIKDVVPLTDLNDIVFGGWDIFPDNAYEAAMYAEVLKEKDLNGVKDELEAIKPMPAAFDHNFAKRLNGTYIKNAATRWDMVEQLRQDIRDFKAANNCDRIVVLWAASTEIYVPLSDEHQSLAALEKAMKENNTEVISPSMCYAYAAIAEGAPFIMGAPNLCVDTPAMWEFSKKMNVPISGKDFKSGQTLMKTVLAPMFKTRMLGVSGWFSTNILGNRDGEVLDQPENFKTKEVSKLSVIDTIFEPEKFPDLYGDVYHKVRINYYPPRKDNKEAWDNIDIFGWMGYPMEIKVNFLCRDSILAAPIALDLVLFSDLAMRAGMCGIQTWLSFFCKSPMHDFEHQPEHDLFTQWRMVKQTLRNMIGEKEPDYLA
- a CDS encoding NAD(P)/FAD-dependent oxidoreductase, which translates into the protein MSLNIAKNNKKRVVIVGGGFGGLKLANKLKKSGFQVVLIDKNNYHQFPPLIYQVASAGMEPTSISFPFRKIFQHRKDFYFRMAEVRAIFPEKNMIQTSIGKAEYDYLVLAAGTTTNFFGNKHIEEEAMPMKNVSEAMGLRNALLANLERALTCSTKQEQQELLNIVIVGGGATGIEVAGILSEMKRFVLPNDYPDMPSSLMHIYLIEAGSRLLAGMSEDSSLHAEKFLREMGVNILLNKRVIDYRDHKVILEDGTEIATRTFIWVSGVTGVTIGNMNPSLIGRGGRIKVDQFNRVEGMDNVFAIGDQCIQSTDESYPNGHPQLAQVAIQQGELLAKNLIRLEKGQEMKPFHYRNLGSMATVGRNRAVAEFSKVKMQGWLAWVMWLVVHLRSILGVRNKVVVLLNWIWNYFTYDQSMRMIVYARKAKEIRDREKVEATTHLGQDLLSEDQ
- a CDS encoding DUF5686 and carboxypeptidase-like regulatory domain-containing protein is translated as MRLIVKGTLTLFLLLLISIPLSAQYVVQGVVTDSLTKEPLPYASVRLKDTTEGTTTGSDGRFYFKTNRSEAILVISVIGYNENSRRIYPARNLSYKVALAPTAYDLSEVVVKPKRERYRKKDNPAVEFVRRMIESRDNHSPNEKDFWQRERYEKTTFALNNFDEEKQKKWLYRKFDFLTEYIDTSAVTGKPILTVSARELLATDYYRKSPRSEKQWVKGRKQAGVDEFLSKQGMQAAINEVFKDVDIYENNISLFTNKFVSPLSRIGTGFYKYYLMDTLQIAGEPCVDLAFTPFNSESFGFNGHLYVVLDSTYFVKRAVFNFPKKINLNFVDYMLLEQEFKRAEDGTRLLDHESITVEFKLTEGQDGIFARRVADYSNYTFAPTAEADKAFTKPERIIEETEALARSESFWAENRPEAAISQQENSVDHLMAQLRSYPVYYWTEKVLSILFTGYIPTSKEAPLFYIGPMNATISGNTLEGPRIRAGGMTTAWLNPHLFAKGYIAYGFKDERVKGLAELEYSFKKKKEYANEFPIHSLKLRYESDVNQYGQNYLYTSKDNVFLALKREKDDRIGYFKQAEMTYTNEFYSGFSFQLTARRRTDESSYLIPFLRKEGGVYTPVKDFSTSAAELKLRYAPNEKFFQTQWNRFPVSLDAPVFTLSHTIAGKGILGSDYTYNHTEAGIQKRFWFSAFGYTDIILKAGKVWDKVPFPLLIMPNANLSYTIQPESYSLMNAMEFMNDEYFSWDVTYFLNGWLFNRIPLLKKLKWREVVSCRGLYGHLSDKNNPALSDGLFAFPIANTQSMGKTPYVEAGIGIENILKVLRLDYVWRLTYRDAPGIDKSGLRISLHMTF